A single window of Vigna radiata var. radiata cultivar VC1973A chromosome 4, Vradiata_ver6, whole genome shotgun sequence DNA harbors:
- the LOC106758331 gene encoding uncharacterized protein LOC106758331, whose amino-acid sequence MATLFGKLREHELELGRLKDEEEIEEKKSIALKATSKKASKSEDNSDSEMDNNESMTMKMLPLKFKDLGSFTIPCTIRNYDIGKALVDFGANINLLPLSMLEKIGGLEVKPTKAVLQMVDRSIKHPYGLIKDVVVKIDKLKFLVDFVGMEMEENEQILIILG is encoded by the exons atggctacaCTATTTGGAAAATTAAGAGAGCATGAGCTAGAACTTGgaagattaaaggatgaagaagagattgaagagaaaaagtccATTGCATTGAAAGCAACaagcaagaaagcctcaaagtCAGAGGATAATTCAGATTCTGAGATGGACAACAATGAATCGATGACCATG AAGATGCTTCCTCTCAAATTCAAAGATCTAGGGAGTTTCACCATCCCTTGCACCATTAGGAATTATGATATAGGGAAGGCTCTAGTTGACTTTGGAGCTAATATCAATCTTTTGCCCTTATCTATGCTTGAGAAGATTGGTGGTCTGGAGGTCAAACCTACAAAAGCAGTCTTGCAAATGGTAGACAGGTCCATCAAGCATCCATATGGTCTGATAAAAGATGTGGTGGTGAAAATTGATAAACTCAAATTTCTAGTGGACTTTGTAGggatggagatggaggaaaatgaaCAGATACTAATCATTCTTGGATGA